TGGCACCTAGAACCTTACATGACAACAAAATGGAAGAAGCATCAGTTGCTTATTTTATTGGGAACAAATCAATGGAAGAAGCATCAGTTACTGCTTTTACTGGAACAAATCAAAATCATTGTACAGAAAAAGGTAAATAAAGCAGATAGGAAACCTGAGAAGAAATCCCTATGCCTGTATCATGGCCCTAAGCATCTCACCATGTAAGGTGGTGAGGTTTGGAGGCCGGTGATGAATCTCAAAGCCATGATGTGGAGGAGCATATAAACATAGAGACGCCACAATAAGATGGCTATTGAAAAGAAATTCCCAAACCGTCCAACCGAAGTTCTAAACTCTGACATGTCTTTTATGTAGAAAATGGCAAGCTTTGCTCAAGCCAAAGGATTAGGACAAGGCGGAGAGATTTCATGAAGATCATGTAGTGCTGGCTTAGCAATTATTCTCCAATGCTTAGGAACGTTTCTGATATCATGGAACTCTGAAGTTCTTTTAGAAGCAGGGTGCTCTGTCTCTTGTTTGAGCTCTCTTTTGTATGCTGGCATTCCCAGCTTGGATGACGATGTAACAAACCTATCGCCTTCTTAAAAGCTGAGGGaactttttttcttaaaaaaaaagataACATACATACATATGGACATTTTCTGACAATTCCGTTACATTTTttctaacatatatacatatcaCTTCTGCTGTCAGCCCAAAGTAGTGGAAACTGGAAAGTACCAACATGGCTAATATATTGCACAATTATGGTTCATGAAGTTCATACAGGTGGGGCTCAAACCAAGTAGGTAACTACCATGGAGCACATAAATGTACTCTTTTTTTAGAGGAGCATATaaatattcttttttttttcagagCACATAAATATACTTGGTTACATGATAAACACTATGTTAGCTCCACCACTTAAAAGCAAACAGCCTATTTCAACCTTGCTTTCAGATATTCTCTTTCTGAGAGCAGGCACCAAAAGAATTCGAGAGGAAGCAGGGGCATCTCTGGTGTTCAAGATGCGATTGACCAAAAGTCTTGCTGCTACGAAGATATTACTATTTAAGCTAACAAAAAGCCACCTGCCCTAGATTCGAACCGACTTCCTAGATTTACGTGTTGATCGCCTAACACGTCCACTTACAGCTGGCTGCTTACCCACATCTCCACCCTTGGCATTTTGAAACTCCTTGTTACTAACACTTTCGTGCATACCTTTGGTTCTTTCATCAACCACTCCTAACGCTGTTTCTGCAGCTGAAGCCTTATTGCCATTGTCATCAGATAATGAAACACGACCACCATTTCTAGCTATATTATTATCCTTGTAGCTCATGGTGATCCTATCTTTGAAACCTGATGACAGCGACTCAACATCTTCCAATCTGGTCTTAGCAGTATTACGTGTCAATCGATGAGCTATACTCAAGTCCTTGCCCCCCACTGGTACTCTACTCAACTTGATATTTTCTAAATCTGTGTTTCTTAACAATTCATCAGCCTGAGGACAGTTTCTGCTTGATCGCCTGTGTTGGGAGAACTTACAGAGCACAGCAACTTGTTCTTTCTCCTCTACAGAAGGTACAATCGGCTGATGCCTGTGAGTTGCTGGTCGACTGGGCTTCCTCTTGATTTCAAGCTTCTTGCGGGCACGAGTTTCATCAACTACACTGTTGTGAACAACTCTGTTCCTCAGTGACTTGGTAATAGGGGCATCATTTCGAGGAACCTCCAAATCTATAGACACCTCTCCATTTGGGTGCACATCTTCTGCCTTTCTTACCTTTCTTCCAATCACAGTGGGCGATGACACAGTAGCTGCTATTGAATGTGATCTTGTAGTTCTGCCATAAAACTCCACCTTAGCAGGTTTCAGTTCAGCAGGGACGTagtcttcttccttcatcttacTCTCAACAATAATTGGTAATGTTGTGGTAGCCAAAATTTTAACTTCAGCTAACTCCTTAACACCAAGTTCATCCTTATCATCTGCTACTTCCATCTTCTCAACAACAGGGGACAACAGAACAGCAGCTGGGGACGAGCTTGACTTCCTCGTCCTCCTATGAGAAATTCCAGACGGAGCATTGGCAGAAATATCCTCAGCATTCTCCTGGATCTTCCGCTTCTGCTTCCTATAAGTGGTTGCTTCTActgcctcctcttcttcctcagcctcaGCAAGATTATTCTGACTTTCAACTCCACTTTCAGCACGCGAATTCACGGCTTTTGTCCCGAACTGTGTCACTGGAGCATCTGCACCCACCTCTCCAAAAGCACCATGATCAACAGAATCGCCAGCAACATCACACTTCTGCTGGCTACCCCTTCCGCCCAGAGTTGCGGTAGGAAGTGTCTTCCTGTCCTTGGGCCTACCCCTTGTCTTCCTCCTCTTTTTTCCAACGACAGTGGGCAATATCACATCAGCTACTACTGAGTTTAATCTTGTGGTTCTGCAAGATACCACCACCTTCGAAGGCTTCTGCACAGAAGGAACGCAATCTTCCCCCatcctgctactactactactctcaaTAATAACTGGTGATGCTGCAATAGTCAAATCTTGAACTCCAGCAGCATGCTCCTCAGCAGAAAGTTCATCATTACCATCTCCTACCTTCCTAGCCCCTATCTTCTCCTCAGCATCAAGGGGCAATAAAACTGCTGCAGCTGATGAGCTTAAACTCCTTGTGATCCTACGAGAAATTCCTGCCCCAGAATTAGCAATAACCTCGGCATTCTCCTGGGCCTTGCACTTCTGCCTCCTACCAGTAGCTGTTCCTACCacctcccctccttcctcagcctCAGCAGGGTTATTCTGACTTTCAACCCCACTGGGAGCATGTAAACACACCACTTTCATCCTGGACTGTGTCAATGGGGCATCTGCACCCACCTCTCTGGTAACACTTTCATGAGCAGAACCACCACCATCATTGCGCTTCCGCCGCCGACCCCTTCCACTCACTGCTGCAGAAGGAAGTGCCTTCATAGCCTTGCGCCTCCCCCTTGTCTTGGCAACAACCAGTGACAAAATCACCTGGGACCTTCGTCTTCGTCCCTTCACCTCTGACGTTTCATCCAATGCAAATCTCACCTTCTTGGAAGCCCCGGAGGTGCCACCGCCAGCATTACCTCGCAGCCGCTTCAGACAACCCTTTCCCACCACCACACCAACCACActctcagcagcagcagcccccTGCAACTGCAAAAAACAAGCAACCAAACCCAAAATCAACAGAAAGATAAGAACAAAAAGCACTTTGCTCATTTAACTCTTTGCTCTGGCGGTTTCTATTTTTAGCAAAGTTTTGGTCTGTCTTCAGGGCAGGATTGTCACGTGTGTGAATACTGAATAGAGAAGCAAACTTGACAACTTGGCCACTTCATTATTAGCATGATGGTCATTGCACATGGTACCAGGAATAGCAG
The sequence above is drawn from the Miscanthus floridulus cultivar M001 chromosome 15, ASM1932011v1, whole genome shotgun sequence genome and encodes:
- the LOC136506780 gene encoding uncharacterized protein codes for the protein MEFAAMKRRGLLELCRQHGLATRGSKADLAAGLAGVLSLQGAAAAESVVGVVVGKGCLKRLRGNAGGGTSGASKKVRFALDETSEVKGRRRRSQVILSLVVAKTRGRRKAMKALPSAAVSGRGRRRKRNDGGGSAHESVTREVGADAPLTQSRMKVVCLHAPSGVESQNNPAEAEEGGEVVGTATGRRQKCKAQENAEVIANSGAGISRRITRSLSSSAAAVLLPLDAEEKIGARKVGDGNDELSAEEHAAGVQDLTIAASPVIIESSSSSRMGEDCVPSVQKPSKVVVSCRTTRLNSVVADVILPTVVGKKRRKTRGRPKDRKTLPTATLGGRGSQQKCDVAGDSVDHGAFGEVGADAPVTQFGTKAVNSRAESGVESQNNLAEAEEEEEAVEATTYRKQKRKIQENAEDISANAPSGISHRRTRKSSSSPAAVLLSPVVEKMEVADDKDELGVKELAEVKILATTTLPIIVESKMKEEDYVPAELKPAKVEFYGRTTRSHSIAATVSSPTVIGRKVRKAEDVHPNGEVSIDLEVPRNDAPITKSLRNRVVHNSVVDETRARKKLEIKRKPSRPATHRHQPIVPSVEEKEQVAVLCKFSQHRRSSRNCPQADELLRNTDLENIKLSRVPVGGKDLSIAHRLTRNTAKTRLEDVESLSSGFKDRITMSYKDNNIARNGGRVSLSDDNGNKASAAETALGVVDERTKGMHESVSNKEFQNAKGGDVGKQPAVSGRVRRSTRKSRKSVRI